GcagaagactaacttaagcatacaaagcTTAAAAGTGAAATGaacaactttgaataaaaatattatattcaactagccataaaataagcaactttagtctttaaaacatttaataaaataaatgattaatacaaATTCTTCAACTATACTTACTATTTATGAAGCCTCGAACTGATAAAGATAGGAGTGGGGACAAGACCCATGCATGACATTCTGACtaactgaaaagtaaatgaagtCCTCCAGaaacaaggaggctcaccatggATAACTCGAACTCTGAGATGTATTAACGAAGTCTTATGGATGATCCTAAATACCTTTGCCTGCGTCATCAAAAGATGTAGGAAAAttggctcagtacgtggaatgtacgagtacgtaaggggaattctaaagtataacataagtttgatactttaataaaaaggaaacatacttacctctttgtttactcaactcaaatcaataataactcaaagattagatattcaactcaaagatatggtACTCAACTCAAAGGTCTACAAATTAattcaagatactcaactctgATACtcaactgaactcatttcaatataaaccAGTTTGAAACAAGTGCGATATAAAGAAAAGCTTataacactctgaaagtccaAGATCTTAGATAGATCCTCACATGTTGATATAAGGTTAGTAACACTGTCATAAGGCCTAATTTTAataaaccatttaggaagttttggagtcaagacatcaagaaacgtccatgacgtccgaaagcTAGTCAAATTTAACTACTAAAATGTCCTTAGGTTTTGGTAAGGTTTGGAGGTGTGTGTGaggtttaaaacttttaaaatgtctttgGATAGGTAAAACCATATATTTAGAGTAAAAATGTCCAAGTACGACCCCCAAAGGTCGCCCTAGGGGTCCACAAAGGGACCCCAACTTGGCTTGGCAAGCTTCCATAGCAGCGGCCAAGTTACACATGGCAGAAAGAAGAATGAGTCGCGGACTTGGGTGGTCTTTGGTTAAAACTCAATTTTGCGTCACAGGAAGGTCACAGAATCCACTgtctcaaaaataaattataaaatcttGCGGGAGAAgctccgcgtcgcggacttgttccccgaTGAAAATCTGAAAATGggaattcaagtttgacttcattaaagggtCAACTTAAGTGAGGAGTCTTTTGGGTACTTCGTGGGAGgcctatatattgatttaatatcAGTTTCCCACACATTTACCCACTtaaatcaaatccccaaataaaaaaaagctctcacctctccACTTTCTCTCTCcattcaacctccattgaaagAAGAATAAAGCTTGAAGATgaagaccaatttctctaggatttttCACTTGAATTTAGTGGATTGATCTTCATAAAGGTATGGATTCTTCACTTTTGGGATGCACTATTCTTCTCTCAATCATTTCTCAGCAAAACCAATGAGTACACCTTATTAAAGGGAAACTACGAAAAACATCTTAGAGCTAGCTGTCTCAATCATCCACAGCTCCGGGATTAATGTGCTCTTTTTTATGCTGGAGTCATAGCTTATCTAAATTCTTATTTCCACCTCTACAAGGTCTTTAAATAAAatgtcctttccccaagaggtcctttcaaagttgatttctaaaacacccaattccaagggtttttatattctaatgggttttcttttataaacttcaaactgatggttgattatgattaattgtgatgacctatgactaattaagtgtatatttttggtcaattgatgttaattgatggaatttcatgttgatcatgtccttttcccaaattccccaaaccttggatcttgcttatgaattgatgggaattgatgaatgtattgattgttagacttattttatctattctaattcatttgTGGACTgcctagggtaatgtattgttgatattggatctatttcttgagaattcatgatgaacattattccccttaaccctaggttatgaactggAGTTGattgggatagtgatgatgaaattgacttcattattgtgttatTTACTATTGAGTGTTGCTATTACACCTATTATTGGGTGGAATGGTTCGATTGATGGTAATAAAATGGACTATGACTTTAgaaggagatttggtaagtcttgtgatctcaatcttttacttcaattatgattacttgtgtttagtgatgaaattATACTAAAGTATACCTTATTATGAGATTAATTAGGCttggtatgatgttaaattaaaatttcttgatttatgGCTTGTGAATTattggctaagatgtaatgatatacggatggtgatgactaacctatgtgccttatcacaatgtgattatgtaaatttgctaacctcacatgtgtgaattgtaatgaaaggacaatactcatgcaattcctatagagctatgatgatgaatatataagTGGTAAACCCTTTGACCTAaactaagatatgatgattaataaaggcttaaagacttttcaaaagagactctagcttagcatcgagtgaacttgaaaataaGGGGTGGAGCCTTCCCAaggagggaaggtagggttGACCATAGTCCTCatgggtggatagcctcatagaccaaaaagggcatagagtgataTTTCAGTGACATTCCCcaagctccataaactatgttgccaccataggaatactagctagtggatccacctagatgcgatgttcattttttgtactactttggccggtagaccaccttccatcggtgtaaggttttacaacactggattccacacttagctcttgtgatctatgtcggttaagtcaagtgttcccaaaagtaaaatgaagtaatgaagtaaacactaactagggtgacttaagaggtttgacttagcctaggtaggggcatgggactctacctattccttgcactagtttgctttgagggaagccttaggaggttgttcttatgatcttataaagtgactattatgtatatgttgactttacatattatttattctatatgatgttagtttcacttatgaacatgttgttgCTCTACATTTTCTAAAGTATGAGGAGAATTActcttgatgctatgttatgtgaagttaggcATTGTTTGTggtcctttgtttggtttacttgattgagtaaggttatggggttttacttggtcatttcacttgtagGCTAAATGATGGGTTATGGGGTAAGAatcttaattatattatgatgttgtaaacttttatatatgttgattttactatacttgatgatgttggtcttgtgttgtatatggACTTGATGTTAAGTTCATTGGTTTATATGGGTTCTTGGATGTGCAtgaggcttttcaaagtaaattagcatgttttgaacaaatgtcctccttagcatgatttcaattgtTGTAGGTGCATATactcatatttagtacaagtgtataCTAACCCATGTTTTGTGTTTACTACAAAATGTAGGGTCCGGCCGTTGAGCTTATAGGAGGCCTTTGAATATCACTTGGATTATTATTCTCCaagttcggtaggtcctcaccttccgaggacgatgccactatctaccTAATGGATGttgtttagtcttaaagacaatttagttcattctctttctttgaTGACTTTGTATCTgtctatataataagaaaaaataaaattgggtCAAAGAGAAGGAGGATCAACTTTTAGCTGAAATATAATTCTCTCTGCAATTTTTCTGTTCTCATATATCGGCGGCCACCacattttcctttaaaaatgaCTACATCAAGGCGTCTTGCTGATAGGAAGGTGGAgaggtttgagaaaaatattaccAAGCGAGGAGTTGTTCCTGAAACTACTGCAAAGAAGGGAAGCCAGTATCCAGTTGGCCCTATCTTGCTTGGATTCTTCGTCTTTGTTGTCATTGGCTCATCTTTGTTCTAGATAATAAGGACAGCAACCAGCAGGGGTATGGCTTAATCTTGAAAAGTTATACAAGTAGTGGCGCCTGCGTTGTTGTAGTTTTGTTTTCCTCAAAGTTTAGCTCAatgtagaaataaaaaaaacttttgtaggaatgtgttttttaatttgtgagactcaaaatataaattttctcgTCTCATCATGTGGTTATGTTTGTGTTCTCCATCATTGTTCCTACCCATTTTTGGAGTAtcctttataaaaaaataaaaaataaaaaatatgcctatatgaggcctttattgtaatgaagtatgggctaCGCCCAATGTTGTACtctttttagatggtttaatatgagacgaATCATAGACTTCTTATGAATCGATATtgctatattatgtatgtgaaataaaagtggaaacctatgtagtgcttcctatgcgaggagtatatgtaaactccctatgtatatattgtgtgtatgcgataggtctatgtaaacctcaatgtaggaGTAGTTAAAGAGTTTTAAATTTCTGCAACTTAACcgatgaaatgtaatgacgaatgctaagaggttagtcttatgCCTattcgaggacgacgacaccggttacttCTAGGGAGTACTCCCGGGATGTGAcaaagttgtttaaaaaaaacatgatgtcaactcaagataataatatcataaaaatatatcatattccatctcaaagtctacttgtgcaatgcatgaatgaagttctatacccccattcatactaagaagAACCTCTTGAGGAACCATGTAATTAATactatgggagtttctctaaccgacaaccatcactttgagcctaagtgatgatacaacgttttacctcacgttgcccaaggaccatcctataccttgccatcagtataggaccttacttagcttagtggatccactagattaacttatttgatcatctaaaaagtatggcCCGTCCTTCCCATGATGTCTTCATGGTTtaatggagacttgagttaatatgaactctcgtCCCCACAcaggtgctcaatactactcccaaaacatactttatctcatacttttaataaaacttccttcctttgggttgagataatttgctgaACCCTTAACTTTAAAAAGCTCCTTTTTGtaaatcaatgttccctttttgTTCAAAACGATTTTGGAACTCTTAttttcctcttaacttaaatgtgaaaacatttataaacctctactgaatacttagttcccttatagcttttgataaatgaactcaacttttactctttgcttaacttgaaacttaactcttagagaagacttagtttccttatagcttttgagaatttaactcaactctttactctttcttgacttgaacattaattctttaaaacaaagtgaaaacgtttgtgaaagactttagaaaactttataaactttactttgacttccttcttaacttctagacttaactcttaactttccttaaattaaagtatgtactcaaggttcatgatctcatgtggatgatttcatgatttttaacttggagggttcatgcggaattatgagcatgaactacttaACTCGAGAACTCAAAGATACTCCTCAACTCAAGATTGTTTGACCTATGGGGTTCAAGTGGAACTATGGACATGAACAATCCAACTTAAGaacttcatgggtaacatgcAATAATCACATGATTAAGAATAAATTACAAAGATGGACTAGTCACTCAACACTTAAAGGCTTAGAACTTTAAGATACCACTACTCTGAAAGATGCTCAACTTACGaagttcatgcggaattatgggcatgaaatAAGTCGACTTGAAGGTCTAAGTAACTAAAGACTTTCTTGaatctcaaagaattcacaatttgaacttaaagactttcttgaattctactcttaactctctcttgaatgtgaattatgaattcaagagttatggttcatgatatgaaggacaTAGGTGATACTTTAGACTTATGAATACATTCTCCTCACTCTTATACTCACTTGTTTGAGTCTTGAAACATATtatagaagttgtagaagactcctcaaaagaaCTTACAAGGACTCTTTCAAAAGGTTCggaagaactctcaaaacttaatcttgactttaccttgaatttgaattattgttccaaggttatgattcatgttatgaatgattaCCAAGTGTATAGAAgtagtttaaagtgtttagaatcaaaaggagtgaagatacactttaaatgaGTTCAAACAGAGCGACCGGGGCAAACTGGAGGGGGCTGGTGACCTTGGGGCTATGGGTGGCGCGAGGAGACAACCCCTAATGGACAGATATGGGTTTAGGGCGCTCTGTCAGGCGCACCGTGCCAGGCCCCAACCCAAAAAATTCTACCGAGCACATTTGCTCGTTTTCTCATCCTAAATCACCTAAATTCGAATggtttcttccccaatcacttggattcaattacttaaattaattacACTCTAATATGATGTAAAACAACACTAAATTTACTCAATTTTATCTCAATAAGTCATCAAAACTCCAActcaacaagatttagaatgaacttgAAGAACACCTTtgaagaactcatcaagaactctaatctttaaactttaagcatgaaatttcgctgaaaaaaatatatgattggCATGTGGGTGAAATAATACATCACTATGGAAGATTATATACCTCTTTGGGATTAAACCTATGGCAAAAATCCGCAACTAGACTCAAGAAAAACGACGAACGCCTTCATCCTtgcctcttttctcctcttttcttttcttgcctcttcttgaactctcaactaaaaccctggGTGTTTATTAGGATTACAAAATTTAACCTAAAAGGATTAGACCCCTTAAATATGACTAAAAACGAGTTAAAtatgattgggtaaggaaaggactaaaatacccctcactatttttaGCTAAGTTTTCTTAACTAGACAActtaacttcaaaaggtcatatctcactcatccaaacttgaaatttagcaaactcagcggatttggaaagataattctaAGATCTTTCCAATGGTATCTTTTAGAacacctaactcatcatgtactaggagttatgatcgtttgaatTTGACCCACAATCATACTTAGCTATattcagatttttgttatttccaatttCATTCTCTTTAGAAATCAAAGTGCTAAATCGAGTGAACTTACCTTaatacttatgatatttttaattccTTGGTAAAATCATTCACTACGATTAACGACTGAAGTcttagttaaaaatattttcaagggTGTAATTAGATTTCGAACCTGTTCCGCGCTTTGTCAcattcgggtttaccccctagatgtaaccggcggcGTCgttctctttgaggactaagactagcctcttagcttatatcatcacattcataagttgaatttagcataaattttaaaactttttatttcttctacttggaggtttacataaacctctacatatacattatatatatatatatatatatNNNNNNNNNNNNNNNNNNNNNNNNNNNNNNNNNNNNNNNNNNNNNNNNNNNNNNNNNNNNNNNNNNNNNNNNNNNNNNNNNNNNNNNNNNNNNNNNNNNNNNNNNNNNNNNNNNNNNNNNNNNNNNNNNNNNNNNNNNNNNNNNNNNNNNNNNNNNNNNNNNNNNNNNNNNNNNNNNNNNNNNNNNNNNNNNNN
This portion of the Solanum pennellii chromosome 12, SPENNV200 genome encodes:
- the LOC107006628 gene encoding stress-associated endoplasmic reticulum protein 2-like, giving the protein MTTSRRLADRKVERFEKNITKRGVVPETTAKKGSQYPVGPILLGFFVFVVIGSSLF